One stretch of Pelmatolapia mariae isolate MD_Pm_ZW linkage group LG3_W, Pm_UMD_F_2, whole genome shotgun sequence DNA includes these proteins:
- the slc3a2a gene encoding solute carrier family 3 member 2a, which translates to MNKDTEIDMKEVELNELDPEKQPMTGDGQAPGGEKNGSVKLKVPDDEVTFTGLSKEELMKVAGTPGWVRTRWVLLVLFWLGWIGMLAGAIVIIVQAPRCKSIPEMNWWNEGPFYQITDLEAFSEGLKGVEEKLDDINQLKVKSLVIGPLHTVQANQTTGLNLQEISAGLGKAEDLDSLLKAAHKKGISVVLDLTPNYKGNPVWFDEKDREEIMGQVKTAAEYWLDKGVDGIKISDLGIPSTSPEWAKLRMAVQGNGTDDTKKRALMGVVNGISANEVSQLVNVSGVDLILSDLLSRNMEGKERISVLDALHSEQRKIGWGLGAAQKDHLSKRATTWGLIRLYQLLLFTLPGTPVFTYGDEIGLQANQMSDKTNQTREAPKMVWNVEKEETDGAKSNHTEYAEIRKWFRSLSDLRGKERSLLHGDYYRLYSSAKSLSFLRVWDQSERYITAVNWGDGPEELKLNLAPTEGVELPETAKVKLSTDQEFEVDSTVNLKDLTLKAGQALLLQFPYTG; encoded by the exons ATGAATAAAGACACAGAGATCGACATGAAAGAAGTGGAGCTCAACGAGCTCGACCCAGAGAAGCAGCCCATGACGGGGGACGGTCAGGCTCCAGGCGGGGAGAAAAACGGCAGCGTCAAGTTGAAAGTTCCCGATGATGAGGTTACCTTCACCGGGCTGTCCAAAGAGGAGCTGATGAAGGTTGCTGGCACTCCAGG ATGGGTGAGGACCCGCTGGGTTCTTCTTGTCCTCTTTTGGTTGGGCTGGATTGGCATGCTTGCTGGAGCCATTGTAATCATAGTCCAGGCTCCTCGCTGCAAGTCTATCCCTGAGATGAACTGGTGGAATGAAGGGCCTTTCTACCAGATCACTGACCTTGAAGCGTTCTCTGAAGGATTGAAAG gtgtTGAAGAAAAGTTGGATGACATTAATCAGCTAAAGGTGAAAAGCCTGGTTATCGGACCTCTTCATACTGTCCAGGCCAACCAGACGACTGGTCTGAACCTTCAAGAAATTAGTGCTGGGCTTGGAAAAGCTGAAGATCTCGATAGCTTGTTGAAAGCGGCCCACAAAAAAG GTATTTCTGTGGTGCTTGACCTGACCCCAAACTACAAAGGAAATCCTGTATGGTTTGATGAAAAAGACCGTGAAGAAATAATGGGACAAGTCAAG ACTGCAGCCGAGTACTGGCTGGATAAGGGTGTTGATGGCATCAAGATATCTGACCTTGGCATTCCCTCCACCAGTCCTGAATGGGCCAAACTGCGGATGGCGGTCCAGGGAAATGGCACTGATGACACCAAGAAGAG GGCTCTAATGGGTGTGGTCAACGGTATTTCAGCTAATGAGGTGTCTCAGCTAGTCAATGTCTCTGGTGTCGATCTAATCTTGTCTGACCTGCTCAGTAGAAACATGGAAG GTAAAGAGCGCATTAGTGTCCTGGATGCCCTCCACTCTGAGCAGAGAAAAATAGGCTGGGGTCTCGGTGCTGCTCAAAAGGACCATCTGTCTAAACGGGCAACGACTTGGGGCCTGATTCGTCTCTACCAGCTTCTGCTCTTCACCTTGCCTGGAACCCCTGTGTTTACCTACGGAGATGAAATTGGCCTTCAGGCAAATCAGATGAGCGACAAAACAAACCAGACCAGAGAAGCTCCGAAGATGGTTTGGAATGTAGAGAAGGAAGAAACTGACGGTGCTAAG TCTAACCATACTGAATACGCTGAAATAAGGAAGTGGTTCAGATCCCTCAGTGACCTGCGAGGCAAAGAGCGCTCCCTCCTGCACGGCGACTACTATAGACTCTACAGCTCTGCCAagtctctctctttccttcgTGTGTGGGATCAGAGCGAGAGATACATAACAGCTGTAAACTGGGGAGATGGTCCCGAGGAGCTGAAATTAAATCTGGCACCTACAG AGGGGGTAGAGCTACCAGAAACGGCCAAGGTGAAGCTGTCAACTGACCAAGAATTTGAAGTGGACTCTACTGTAAACCTGAAAGACCTCACGCTCAAAGCCGGACAAGCACTGCTTCTGCAGTTCCCCTACACGGGCTAA
- the snx15 gene encoding sorting nexin-15 produces MSRKLKEDYYRFFSVTDPRTHEKGHTEYKVTARFVSKRHPEDVKEVVLWRRFSELKKLHGELAYTHRNLFRREEEFPPFPRAQLFGRFDGAVIEERRKAAEAMLQFTTSIPALYNSPQLKEFFRGGEVTRPLDATPLSSAGPLPPPLIPLPKRRASDCEPAEEEEGREAPTLPQDLGNNLSLEVGEPEVAAEAYSEIGGSPTEEEQEELSDTELDDRVPSPFTDPESKETQEEFDSLFDSVAEGVPSPKEEVPPPLSDNDLAVFDPCYKQDRSNSSTDHSELLSLPSNSVDGEDGGYLNQAAKELTAAMEREKEGEISSAICGYRMAVDILITGVQGDTDPVRRESVMRRTAQYLKHAEMLVERHSSPSHTHTPAHAQDH; encoded by the exons ATGTCACGGAAACTCAAAGAAGACTATTATCGGTTCTTCTCCGTTACCGACCCACGCACACACGAGAAGGGCCACACCGAATACAAAGTAACGGCGAGG TTTGTGTCCAAGCGTCACCCAGAAGATGTGAAGGAGGTGGTTTTGTGGAGGAGGTtctcagagctgaagaagctccATGGGGAGTTGGCCTACACGCACAGGAACCTGTTCAGAAGAGAGGAGGAGTTTCCACCTTTTCCCCGAGCACAACTTTTTG GAAGGTTTGATGGGGCTGTGATAGAGGAAAGGAGAAAAGCAGCAGAGGCCATGCTTCAGTTTACTACCAGCATTCCTGCTCTGTATAACAGCCCACAGCTGAAGGAGTTCTTCAGA GGTGGTGAGGTAACAAGGCCTCTGGATGCCACACCTCTCTCTTCTGCGGGgcctctgcctcctcctctcATCCCCCTCCCCAAGCGCAGGGCATCAGACTGTGAGCctgctgaggaagaggagggcaGGGAGGCTCCCACCTTGCCCCAGGATCTGGGCAATAACCTGAGCTTAGAAGTGGGAGAACCAGAAGTGGCAGCTGAAGCCTACAGTGAGATCGGAGGATCTCCAACAGAAGAAGAGCAAGAGGAGCTTAGCGACACAGAGCTGGATGACCGAG TCCCATCTCCATTCACGGACCCCGAATCAAAAGAGACCCAGGAAGAATTCGACTCACTGTTTGACTCTGTGGCTGAAGGAGTCCCATCCCCAAAGGAAGAAGTTCCTCCTCCACTATCTGATAATGACTTGGCTGTTTTTGATCCCTGCTATAAACAAG ATAGATCCAATTCTTCCACCGACCACTCAGAGTTACTCTCACTACCATCAAACAGTGTGGACGGAGAGGACGGGGGTTACTTAAACCAAGCTGCCAAGGAGCTGACAGCTGCCatggagagggagaaggagggagAAATTAGTTCTGCCATTTGTGGATACAGGATGGCAGTGGATATTCTGATCACTGGAGTACAAG GAGACACGGATCCAGTACGCAGGGAGTCTGTGATGCGAAGGACGGCACAGTACCTGAAGCACGCTGAGATGTTGGTCGAAAGGCACTCCTCAccctctcacactcacacacctgcACATGCACAGGACCACTAG
- the prox3 gene encoding prospero homeobox 3 isoform X1, with protein MSKARPVTAGDNQPRQSAQKRPLGLEGFGEPLELFSVTETMDSPTDLFDDSAPQIHTFAPTLNSTDLAGIHPQANAGRLTPAFRPPGFPLIHHLLQPGGGPRRIGGLLNTSLSTHRHLEDRNVEEDEGERDGHVEQRMEGGDEGAIEGKDDLLGVKKRHNDAALAAEWNQDILKVKRMKLENRQRDGEADEGGKQGGREERRREREELKEQLEEARERLQALQEKVWRAFGEKHMAEDEKKRKRRNGSSGGADGREEDVGLIEEEDMTEGMYDEEDIDGGEMEKESFSLLSESPFDSFHKRKEELQKDRERRMERGRGGGGLHLEGVMEGSGLWLDCGGLVRGDWDGGIDDESEEGGQKFAAALKLELGSAVARVIDRVLRLYTEMTDYAPSSPPAAISFLPSDPGSDGGKEKAVWMGLLTRGRREETMSDKEDKTRGQDGEREKQFHKMSNGSALPPRPPRRTEPSELAMPLTLQRSPDTRKAYPLLGPPLPTHLNPSHPNLSLHHPSLSRPPPLSHPPLLPPASQPKDPSSSSSFHPSSTSSSTSSSSFPAPPPPPPPPPPPLPLPLLHYSMQQLFSRSLHHPQLPHLPSSRKDYLNSDPFLEFSSHPSSHPSFPPLPLLGHLDPSLARHAHGGRERDRVMRGDGGMRGGGMDGGELYLTAGGTQEGLSPCHLKKAKLMFFYTRYPSSNTLKTYFPDVKFNRCVTSQMIKWFSNFREFFYIQMERFARQAVREALTRDGAPRISRESQLRVGRDTELYRILNMHYNKSNIYQVPERFIEVSEVALREFYSAIWTGRDSDPCWKKGIYKIICKLDSPLPDAFRLPGCPVG; from the exons ATGTCCAAGGCCCGTCCGGTGACAGCAGGAGACAACCAACCGAGACAGAGCGCACAGAAACGGCCGTTGGGGCTGGAAGGCTTCGGGGAACCGCTGGAGCTCTTCTCTGTGACTGAGA CCATGGATTCACCCACAGATCTTTTTGATGATTCTGCTCCCCAGATACATACATTTGCTCCAACTCTCAACTCCACAGATCTTGCTGGAATCCATCCTCAGGCTAATGCTGGCCGCCTTACTCCTGCCTTTAGACCCCCCGGCTTTCCACTGATCCACCATCTCCTCCAGCCAGGTGGAGGCCCCAGGAGGATCGGAGGGCTGCTGAACACAAGCctgagcacacacagacacctggAGGACAGAAATGTggaggaagatgaaggagaGAGGGATGGACACGTGGAGCAAAGAATGGAAGGGGGAGATGAGGGGGCGATTGAGGGAAAGGACGACTTGCTCGGGGTTAAGAAGAGGCACAATGACGCGGCCCTCGCAGCCGAATGGAATCAAGACATCCTGAAAGTGAAGAGGATGAAGCTGGAGAACCGACAGAGGGATGGAGAGGCCGATGAGGGAGGcaaacaaggagggagggaagaGAGGAGAAGGGAAAGGGAAGAGCTGAAAGAACAGCTGGAGGAGGCAAGGGAGAGACTGCAGGCTTTGCAGGAGAAAGTGTGGAGAGCTTTTGGGGAAAAGCACATGGCTGAGGATGAGAAGAAAAGGAAGCGCAGAAACGGAAGCAGCGGTGGAGCTGATGGAAGGGAAGAGGATGTAGGGCTAATAGAGGAGGAGGACATGACAGAAGGGATGTACGATGAGGAAGACATTGATGGCGGAGAGATGGAAAAGGAATCATTTTCCCTGCTTTCCGAGTCCCCTTTCGACAGCTTCCACAAACGGAAAGAGGAGCTgcaaaaagacagagaaagaaggatggagagaggaagaggaggaggagggttgcACTTGGAGGGTGTGATGGAGGGATCAGGGTTGTGGCTTGACTGCGGAGGTTTGGTCAGAGGAGACTGGGATGGCGGGATAGATGACGAGAGTGAGGAGGGAGGGCAGAAGTTTGCCGCGGCACTGAAGCTGGAGTTGGGCAGCGCTGTGGCCCGGGTCATCGACCGAGTTCTCCGCCTTTACACCGAGATGACCGATTACgctccttcctctcctcccgCTGCCATCTCTTTTCTCCCATCTGATCCGGGAAGTGACGGAGGGAAGGAGAAGGCAGTGTGGATGGGGCTGTTAacgagaggaagaagagaagaaacaaTGAGCGATAAGGAGGACAAAACAAGAGGGCAGGACggagaaagagagaagcagTTCCACAAGATGAGCAACGGGAGCGCCCTGCCCCCCCGACCACCCCGTCGGACTGAACCGTCCGAATTAGCGATGCCACTGACTCTTCAAAGGTCACCTGACACGCGAAAGGCCTACCCACTCCTTGGCCCACCTCTCCCCACTCACCTCAATCCCTCTCACCCAAACCTCTCCCTGCACCACCCTTCTTTGTCTCGTCCTCCTCCCCTTTCTCACCCTCCCCTCTTGCCTCCAGCCTCTCAGCCCAAGgatccctcctcctcctcctctttccacCCGTCTTCAACCTCCTCCTCTACTTCCTCATCTTCTTTCCCTGcgcctccccctcctcccccgcctccgccccctcctctccctctccccttGCTCCACtactcaatgcagcagcttttcTCCCGCTCACTCCACCACCCTCAGCTCCCCCACCTCCCGTCATCCCGCAAAGACTACCTGAACTCTGACCCTTTCTTGGAGTTCTCTTCCCACCCATCGTCTCACCCCTCCTTCCCCCCGCTCCCCTTGCTCGGCCACCTGGACCCGTCACTTGCACGCCACGCGCacggggggagagagagggaccGAGTGATGAGGGGAGATGGGGGCATGCGAGGAggagggatggatggaggaGAGCTCTACCTGACTGCTGGGGGG ACCCAGGAGGGCTTGTCACCCTGCCATCTGAAGAAAGCCAAGCTCATGTTCTTCTACACTCGCTATCCCAGCTCCAACACGCTCAAGACGTATTTCCCTGATGTCAAG TTTAATCGCTGTGTGACCTCCCAGATGATTAAATGGTTCAGCAACTTCAGAGAGTTCTTCTACATCCAGATGGAGCGCTTTGCACGCCAGGCTGTCCGCGAGGCTCTCACCCG GGATGGTGCACCTCGTATTAGCCGAGAGAGTCAGCTGCGAGTGGGACGTGATACGGAGCTTTACCGCATACTGAACATGCACTACAATAAAAGCAACATCTACCAG GTTCCAGAGAGGTTCATCGAGGTGTCTGAAGTGGCTCTGAGAGAATTTTACTCAGCCATTTGGACGGGGAGAGACAGCGACCCCTGCTGGAAGAAAGGAATATACAAAATTATCTGTAAACTTGACAGTCCTCTACCAGATGCATTCAGGCTGCCAGGTTGTCCAGTTGGCTAA
- the prox3 gene encoding prospero homeobox 3 isoform X2 — protein sequence MDSPTDLFDDSAPQIHTFAPTLNSTDLAGIHPQANAGRLTPAFRPPGFPLIHHLLQPGGGPRRIGGLLNTSLSTHRHLEDRNVEEDEGERDGHVEQRMEGGDEGAIEGKDDLLGVKKRHNDAALAAEWNQDILKVKRMKLENRQRDGEADEGGKQGGREERRREREELKEQLEEARERLQALQEKVWRAFGEKHMAEDEKKRKRRNGSSGGADGREEDVGLIEEEDMTEGMYDEEDIDGGEMEKESFSLLSESPFDSFHKRKEELQKDRERRMERGRGGGGLHLEGVMEGSGLWLDCGGLVRGDWDGGIDDESEEGGQKFAAALKLELGSAVARVIDRVLRLYTEMTDYAPSSPPAAISFLPSDPGSDGGKEKAVWMGLLTRGRREETMSDKEDKTRGQDGEREKQFHKMSNGSALPPRPPRRTEPSELAMPLTLQRSPDTRKAYPLLGPPLPTHLNPSHPNLSLHHPSLSRPPPLSHPPLLPPASQPKDPSSSSSFHPSSTSSSTSSSSFPAPPPPPPPPPPPLPLPLLHYSMQQLFSRSLHHPQLPHLPSSRKDYLNSDPFLEFSSHPSSHPSFPPLPLLGHLDPSLARHAHGGRERDRVMRGDGGMRGGGMDGGELYLTAGGTQEGLSPCHLKKAKLMFFYTRYPSSNTLKTYFPDVKFNRCVTSQMIKWFSNFREFFYIQMERFARQAVREALTRDGAPRISRESQLRVGRDTELYRILNMHYNKSNIYQVPERFIEVSEVALREFYSAIWTGRDSDPCWKKGIYKIICKLDSPLPDAFRLPGCPVG from the exons ATGGATTCACCCACAGATCTTTTTGATGATTCTGCTCCCCAGATACATACATTTGCTCCAACTCTCAACTCCACAGATCTTGCTGGAATCCATCCTCAGGCTAATGCTGGCCGCCTTACTCCTGCCTTTAGACCCCCCGGCTTTCCACTGATCCACCATCTCCTCCAGCCAGGTGGAGGCCCCAGGAGGATCGGAGGGCTGCTGAACACAAGCctgagcacacacagacacctggAGGACAGAAATGTggaggaagatgaaggagaGAGGGATGGACACGTGGAGCAAAGAATGGAAGGGGGAGATGAGGGGGCGATTGAGGGAAAGGACGACTTGCTCGGGGTTAAGAAGAGGCACAATGACGCGGCCCTCGCAGCCGAATGGAATCAAGACATCCTGAAAGTGAAGAGGATGAAGCTGGAGAACCGACAGAGGGATGGAGAGGCCGATGAGGGAGGcaaacaaggagggagggaagaGAGGAGAAGGGAAAGGGAAGAGCTGAAAGAACAGCTGGAGGAGGCAAGGGAGAGACTGCAGGCTTTGCAGGAGAAAGTGTGGAGAGCTTTTGGGGAAAAGCACATGGCTGAGGATGAGAAGAAAAGGAAGCGCAGAAACGGAAGCAGCGGTGGAGCTGATGGAAGGGAAGAGGATGTAGGGCTAATAGAGGAGGAGGACATGACAGAAGGGATGTACGATGAGGAAGACATTGATGGCGGAGAGATGGAAAAGGAATCATTTTCCCTGCTTTCCGAGTCCCCTTTCGACAGCTTCCACAAACGGAAAGAGGAGCTgcaaaaagacagagaaagaaggatggagagaggaagaggaggaggagggttgcACTTGGAGGGTGTGATGGAGGGATCAGGGTTGTGGCTTGACTGCGGAGGTTTGGTCAGAGGAGACTGGGATGGCGGGATAGATGACGAGAGTGAGGAGGGAGGGCAGAAGTTTGCCGCGGCACTGAAGCTGGAGTTGGGCAGCGCTGTGGCCCGGGTCATCGACCGAGTTCTCCGCCTTTACACCGAGATGACCGATTACgctccttcctctcctcccgCTGCCATCTCTTTTCTCCCATCTGATCCGGGAAGTGACGGAGGGAAGGAGAAGGCAGTGTGGATGGGGCTGTTAacgagaggaagaagagaagaaacaaTGAGCGATAAGGAGGACAAAACAAGAGGGCAGGACggagaaagagagaagcagTTCCACAAGATGAGCAACGGGAGCGCCCTGCCCCCCCGACCACCCCGTCGGACTGAACCGTCCGAATTAGCGATGCCACTGACTCTTCAAAGGTCACCTGACACGCGAAAGGCCTACCCACTCCTTGGCCCACCTCTCCCCACTCACCTCAATCCCTCTCACCCAAACCTCTCCCTGCACCACCCTTCTTTGTCTCGTCCTCCTCCCCTTTCTCACCCTCCCCTCTTGCCTCCAGCCTCTCAGCCCAAGgatccctcctcctcctcctctttccacCCGTCTTCAACCTCCTCCTCTACTTCCTCATCTTCTTTCCCTGcgcctccccctcctcccccgcctccgccccctcctctccctctccccttGCTCCACtactcaatgcagcagcttttcTCCCGCTCACTCCACCACCCTCAGCTCCCCCACCTCCCGTCATCCCGCAAAGACTACCTGAACTCTGACCCTTTCTTGGAGTTCTCTTCCCACCCATCGTCTCACCCCTCCTTCCCCCCGCTCCCCTTGCTCGGCCACCTGGACCCGTCACTTGCACGCCACGCGCacggggggagagagagggaccGAGTGATGAGGGGAGATGGGGGCATGCGAGGAggagggatggatggaggaGAGCTCTACCTGACTGCTGGGGGG ACCCAGGAGGGCTTGTCACCCTGCCATCTGAAGAAAGCCAAGCTCATGTTCTTCTACACTCGCTATCCCAGCTCCAACACGCTCAAGACGTATTTCCCTGATGTCAAG TTTAATCGCTGTGTGACCTCCCAGATGATTAAATGGTTCAGCAACTTCAGAGAGTTCTTCTACATCCAGATGGAGCGCTTTGCACGCCAGGCTGTCCGCGAGGCTCTCACCCG GGATGGTGCACCTCGTATTAGCCGAGAGAGTCAGCTGCGAGTGGGACGTGATACGGAGCTTTACCGCATACTGAACATGCACTACAATAAAAGCAACATCTACCAG GTTCCAGAGAGGTTCATCGAGGTGTCTGAAGTGGCTCTGAGAGAATTTTACTCAGCCATTTGGACGGGGAGAGACAGCGACCCCTGCTGGAAGAAAGGAATATACAAAATTATCTGTAAACTTGACAGTCCTCTACCAGATGCATTCAGGCTGCCAGGTTGTCCAGTTGGCTAA
- the tmem179ba gene encoding transmembrane protein 179B → MMALAWLLVLEWGLYISCFVCGIVTAASVTIVQGNFGGHCMLYGAVSYNATSKLIGVQSFTSSSLCYFVSAISIMVAVVCFSLSVYWVYTFCSEGELKRENVWMNVIIAVSGVFLFFLLVTGCMLKIGRDTLCSSVMKNVPNTTSCEKAQSEKWANPLDGERFYSSLHKAETAVWINFFFWLIIGVLVIIQRRRGSGSKLIGAAPTGSLFGETGVTPEETEPFFNRPGRPQ, encoded by the exons ATGATGGCGTTAGCCTGGCTACTGGTGCTGGAGTGGGGTCTCTACATCAGCTGTTTTGTCTGTGGGATTGTTACCGCAGCGTCTGTCACCATCGTCCAG GGTAATTTCGGAGGTCACTGTATGCTGTACGGAGCGGTCAGCTACAATGCCACGTCCAAACTCATCGGAGTCCAGTCGTTCACATCCTCCTCTTTGTGTTACTTTGTGTCGGCCATATCAATCATGGTGGCAGTggtgtgtttctctctgtctgtgtacTGGGTGTACACTTTCTGCAGCGAAGGGGAACTCAAAAG GGAGAATGTGTGGATGAACGTGATTATTGCCGTCTCTGGCGTTTTCCTGTTCTTCCTGCTCGTCACGGGCTGCATGTTGAAGATCGGGCGCGACACGCTCTGCTCGTCTGTCATGAAAAACGTTCCCAACACTACCAG TTGTGAAAAAGCCCAGTCCGAAAAATGGGCCAACCCACTTGATGGAGAGAGGTTCTACAGCAGTCTACACAAAGCTGAG ACGGCTGTGTGGATCAACTTCTTCTTCTGGCTCATCATCGGGGTTTTGGTGATCATCCAGAGGCGTCGGGGCTCAGGGTCCAAGCTGATTGGAGCGGCACCAACTGGAAGCCTTTTCGGGGAGACGGGTGTGACGCCCGAAGAGACTGAGCCATTTTTCAACCGTCCTGGAAGGCCTCAGTGA